Proteins found in one Cyanobacteria bacterium FACHB-DQ100 genomic segment:
- a CDS encoding IS1 family transposase, with amino-acid sequence HRKTLCYSKSVEMLSHSIRLLLHYLKFRDVPIPV; translated from the coding sequence TGCATCGTAAGACCTTGTGCTACTCGAAGTCAGTGGAGATGCTCAGTCATTCGATTCGCTTGTTACTGCACTACCTCAAATTTCGAGATGTGCCCATTCCAGTCTAA